One Bacteroidota bacterium genomic window carries:
- a CDS encoding triose-phosphate isomerase, translating to MRKTIIAGNWKMNKTAEEAQGLVSEIVNIHRDEINNGAEVVIIPPFVHLSGTYSLIKNSAVKLGAQNCSEHESGAYTGEISAGMLVSYNASFVIIGHSERRQYFGETNALLAKKVDIALKHNLTPIYCCGETIEQRNAGEHFNVNETQITEGLFHLNADEMKKVVIAYEPVWAIGTGVTASSAQAQEVHAFIRSTIAKKYGNEVAQSITIQYGGSMKPENAAELLAQPDIDGGLIGGAALKSRDFIEIIKAAR from the coding sequence ATGCGCAAAACGATTATCGCCGGAAACTGGAAGATGAACAAAACAGCCGAAGAGGCTCAAGGATTAGTATCAGAAATAGTGAACATACACCGTGATGAGATAAACAACGGTGCTGAGGTAGTAATTATCCCCCCCTTTGTTCACCTAAGCGGTACTTATAGTCTTATAAAAAATTCAGCCGTTAAGTTGGGCGCACAAAATTGCAGCGAACACGAAAGCGGAGCATATACAGGCGAAATTTCAGCAGGTATGTTGGTTTCATACAATGCATCGTTTGTGATAATAGGTCACAGCGAACGCCGCCAATATTTTGGTGAAACCAATGCTTTACTGGCCAAAAAGGTAGATATAGCCCTTAAACACAACCTTACTCCTATTTATTGCTGTGGCGAAACCATTGAGCAACGCAATGCAGGAGAGCACTTCAACGTTAACGAAACACAAATAACCGAAGGGTTATTCCACCTTAACGCTGATGAAATGAAAAAAGTAGTTATTGCCTACGAACCTGTGTGGGCAATAGGCACAGGTGTAACTGCCAGCAGCGCACAAGCGCAAGAAGTGCACGCATTTATACGCAGTACTATTGCTAAAAAATACGGAAACGAAGTGGCACAAAGCATTACCATACAATACGGGGGAAGCATGAAACCCGAAAATGCAGCTGAACTATTGGCACAACCGGACATTGACGGTGGCCTTATTGGTGGAGCTGCATTAAAATCGCGCGACTTTATCGAAATTATTAAAGCCGCCCGCTGA
- a CDS encoding ATP-dependent Clp protease adaptor ClpS codes for MNMSGTSIETFEEVDLLELLTETRKLVLYNDDVNTFDFVIDCLIEVCKHDELQAEQLAVLVHYKGKAIVKEGEAEKLAPMCTALTDRGLSAVIE; via the coding sequence ATGAACATGAGCGGAACTTCAATAGAAACTTTTGAAGAGGTTGACCTGCTTGAGTTACTTACCGAAACACGCAAGCTGGTTTTGTATAACGACGACGTTAATACTTTTGACTTTGTGATTGACTGCCTGATAGAGGTATGCAAACACGATGAGTTGCAGGCAGAACAACTTGCCGTATTGGTGCACTATAAAGGTAAAGCCATTGTAAAAGAAGGCGAAGCCGAAAAACTGGCGCCCATGTGCACAGCCCTAACGGATAGGGGATTATCAGCCGTTATTGAATAA
- a CDS encoding 50S ribosomal protein L11 methyltransferase — protein MQYLEFNIPCNAELGEILMAELSEVGFDSFLQDEDHIKGYVEQESFDPEELRIILEYYNIPQDAIRKSMMENKNWNEAWESNYQSVVVADKCYIRADFHEPKPQYPYEIIIQPKMSFGTGHHATTSQMMELMLVKDLRGKTVLDMGCGSGLLAILAYKMGAKMITAVDNDEWAYKNTLENIVRNKVQSTHVVLGEIEDVEHEKYDIILSNITKNINLEYIAHYAGMMKKNGRLIVSGFYESDLEDIKNHAIKFGFRLLSNKTTNNWTAAIFTYDEVL, from the coding sequence ATGCAATACCTAGAATTCAACATCCCCTGCAACGCCGAATTGGGCGAAATACTAATGGCCGAACTCTCTGAAGTGGGCTTTGACAGTTTTTTGCAAGACGAAGACCATATAAAAGGTTACGTTGAGCAAGAATCGTTTGACCCTGAAGAGTTGAGAATTATTCTTGAGTACTACAACATCCCTCAAGATGCCATTCGCAAAAGCATGATGGAAAACAAAAACTGGAACGAAGCATGGGAAAGCAACTACCAATCGGTGGTAGTTGCTGATAAATGCTACATCCGTGCTGATTTCCACGAGCCTAAACCACAATACCCGTATGAGATTATCATACAGCCTAAAATGTCTTTCGGCACAGGCCACCATGCCACTACATCGCAAATGATGGAGCTGATGCTGGTTAAAGATCTTAGAGGCAAAACCGTATTGGATATGGGTTGCGGCTCGGGCTTACTGGCCATACTTGCCTATAAAATGGGTGCAAAAATGATTACCGCTGTTGATAACGATGAGTGGGCGTATAAAAACACCCTAGAAAACATCGTACGCAACAAGGTACAAAGTACCCATGTAGTATTGGGCGAAATTGAGGATGTTGAACATGAGAAATACGACATCATCCTATCTAATATTACCAAAAACATTAACCTTGAATACATAGCCCACTATGCCGGAATGATGAAAAAAAATGGTAGGCTTATTGTATCAGGTTTTTATGAAAGCGACCTAGAGGATATTAAAAACCACGCAATAAAATTTGGTTTCAGGCTGTTAAGCAATAAGACCACTAATAACTGGACAGCCGCAATTTTTACTTATGATGAAGTTTTATAA
- a CDS encoding type B 50S ribosomal protein L31, with protein sequence MKADIHPKNYRKVVFKDMSCDYAFMTRSTVETRDTIVWEDGNEYPLYKLEISYKSHPFFTGKSNLIDTAGRIDKFRKRYAKK encoded by the coding sequence ATGAAAGCTGATATACATCCAAAAAATTACCGCAAGGTTGTGTTTAAAGATATGTCTTGCGACTATGCCTTTATGACCCGTTCTACTGTTGAAACCCGCGATACCATTGTATGGGAAGACGGTAACGAATACCCTTTGTACAAATTGGAGATTTCATACAAATCGCACCCTTTCTTCACTGGTAAATCAAACTTGATAGATACAGCCGGACGTATCGACAAATTCCGCAAACGTTACGCTAAAAAATAA
- a CDS encoding SDR family oxidoreductase has protein sequence MRRVLITGSNGLLGQKLLDLYLGKRDAQLIATSRGANRYNAFEGYGYTYQEMDVTNKDEVMLNIIRYCPTAVINTAAMTNVDTCESEKEACDKLNIDSVKYLVEACNQFDVHLVHLSTDFIFDGEKGPYTEEAAPNPLSYYGESKLKAEQYIIENCKNWAILRTVLVYGVANDMSRSNIVLWAKGSLEQGKQINVVDDQYRTPTLAEDLAMGCYLAEMKQAQGIYNISGKDFMNVYELAQRVADFWKLDKNLIGRADSSTFTQPAKRPPRTGFDITKSREKLGYDPHSFEEGLAVVEEQLNKTANVF, from the coding sequence ATGCGTAGAGTTTTAATTACAGGAAGCAATGGGTTGTTGGGGCAGAAGTTACTTGATTTATATCTGGGGAAAAGGGATGCGCAACTTATAGCGACTTCTCGAGGGGCTAACCGCTACAATGCGTTTGAGGGATATGGGTATACATATCAGGAGATGGATGTAACCAATAAGGACGAGGTGATGCTGAATATCATACGGTATTGCCCCACGGCAGTTATTAATACTGCCGCTATGACCAACGTGGATACTTGCGAGAGTGAGAAAGAGGCTTGCGATAAGCTGAATATCGACTCTGTGAAATATTTAGTGGAGGCGTGCAATCAATTTGATGTGCACCTTGTACACTTATCTACCGATTTTATTTTTGATGGTGAAAAAGGCCCTTATACTGAGGAGGCCGCACCTAATCCGTTGAGCTATTACGGCGAGAGCAAGCTAAAAGCTGAGCAGTATATTATAGAAAATTGTAAGAACTGGGCTATACTTCGCACCGTATTGGTATACGGTGTGGCTAATGATATGAGCCGCAGCAATATTGTATTGTGGGCTAAAGGTTCATTAGAACAGGGTAAGCAAATTAATGTTGTTGACGACCAATACCGCACCCCAACACTTGCAGAAGATTTGGCAATGGGATGTTACCTGGCTGAAATGAAACAGGCGCAGGGTATATATAACATAAGCGGTAAGGATTTTATGAATGTGTACGAGTTGGCACAACGTGTGGCCGATTTTTGGAAGCTTGATAAAAACCTGATTGGCAGAGCTGACAGCAGCACGTTTACACAGCCCGCAAAACGTCCGCCACGTACCGGTTTTGATATTACAAAATCGCGCGAGAAACTAGGGTACGACCCTCATAGTTTTGAAGAAGGGCTTGCCGTTGTTGAAGAACAACTGAACAAAACAGCCAATGTGTTTTAA
- a CDS encoding glucose-1-phosphate thymidylyltransferase: MNIILFDTKQRINLLPLTFTRPMGELRVGILTAAERWKHLTKAPISYKTQPYLSTLFPMQLSADNYFINGGVVADTELAKEIIALSIGEALYSNGSLIAARLTQTDGEGFDANTFAPANKREFYGALEIKATHDVFMLNDKALRSDFKLLTEGRKSKAISDTNRVIAPENIFIEESATVECANLNASTGPIYIGPDAEVMEGSSIRGPFALCDHSQLKLNTKIYGPTTVGPHSKVGGEVTRSVIMGYSNKGHDGFLGDSVLGYWCNLGADTNNSNLKNNYAEVKLWDYESKRFKKTGLQFCGLIMGDHSKCGINTMFNTGTVVGICANIFGAGFPRNFIPDFAWGGAQGFETYLPAKVFETAELVYQRRGKTLTDDEKAMLTEVFNQTKEDRFWENAK, from the coding sequence ATGAATATTATCCTTTTCGATACCAAACAACGCATTAACCTGCTCCCGCTTACTTTTACGCGCCCTATGGGTGAACTAAGGGTAGGTATATTAACTGCTGCTGAAAGGTGGAAACACCTTACCAAAGCCCCCATCAGCTATAAAACCCAACCGTATCTTTCAACCTTATTCCCCATGCAGTTGAGTGCTGATAACTACTTTATCAATGGCGGTGTAGTTGCTGATACCGAATTGGCAAAAGAAATTATAGCACTTAGTATAGGTGAAGCACTTTACAGCAATGGCTCATTAATAGCTGCAAGGCTTACCCAAACCGACGGAGAAGGCTTTGACGCAAATACCTTCGCTCCTGCCAATAAGCGTGAATTTTACGGTGCGCTTGAAATTAAAGCCACACACGATGTGTTTATGCTAAATGACAAAGCTCTTCGTTCTGACTTTAAACTGCTAACTGAAGGACGCAAAAGCAAAGCCATTAGCGATACTAACAGGGTAATTGCCCCTGAAAATATATTTATTGAAGAAAGTGCTACCGTAGAGTGCGCCAACCTTAATGCGAGCACAGGCCCTATATACATTGGCCCTGATGCAGAAGTAATGGAAGGCAGCAGCATACGCGGCCCGTTTGCCCTTTGCGACCACTCACAGCTTAAGCTAAACACTAAAATTTACGGCCCAACCACCGTTGGTCCGCATAGTAAGGTTGGCGGCGAAGTAACCCGCAGTGTAATTATGGGATACAGCAACAAAGGCCACGACGGCTTTTTGGGCGATAGTGTATTGGGCTACTGGTGTAATTTGGGAGCCGACACCAACAATAGCAACCTAAAAAACAATTACGCCGAGGTGAAACTGTGGGATTACGAAAGCAAACGCTTTAAAAAAACAGGCTTACAGTTTTGTGGGCTTATTATGGGCGACCATAGCAAGTGCGGTATTAACACCATGTTTAATACAGGCACAGTGGTAGGAATTTGTGCCAATATTTTCGGGGCAGGCTTCCCCCGCAATTTTATACCTGATTTTGCTTGGGGCGGAGCACAAGGGTTTGAAACCTACCTACCCGCTAAAGTATTTGAAACCGCCGAGCTGGTGTACCAACGCAGGGGCAAAACCCTTACCGATGACGAAAAAGCAATGCTTACTGAAGTGTTTAACCAAACCAAAGAAGACAGGTTTTGGGAGAACGCTAAATAA
- the miaB gene encoding tRNA (N6-isopentenyl adenosine(37)-C2)-methylthiotransferase MiaB, whose translation MVTTTEETIATHPVAANVQQRNLYIESYGCAMNFSDSEIIASILSKEGYKTINNDEGADVIFLNTCAIRENAESRVWNRLAELKSMKKTNPDLVVGVLGCMAERLKAKLLEQEKMVDIVVGPDAYRDLPSLLAKVEDGQKAVNVLLSREETYAEITPVRLNTNGINAFISIMRGCDNMCSFCVVPFTRGRERSRDAHSIVAEAAEMAKLGYKEVTLLGQNVDSYKWANPENETETVNFAQLLEKVALVNPDLRVRFSTSHPKDITDEVLYTMVKYENICNYIHLPIQSGNSRVLDLMNRTYDREWYMERVTKIREIIPDCGISTDIIAGFCSETEEEHQDTLSIIEWAKFDFAYMYEYSERPGTLAARKYPDDIPAEVKRRRLQEIIALQNNMSKRKNAEYIGKVCKVLIEGNSKKSADEYKGRNDQNVTVIFPKENAKPGDYVNVLIERSTTTSIIGRIVN comes from the coding sequence ATGGTAACAACAACCGAGGAAACCATTGCAACGCATCCTGTTGCGGCAAATGTGCAGCAACGCAACCTGTATATTGAAAGTTACGGGTGTGCCATGAATTTTAGCGATAGCGAGATTATAGCCTCTATACTTTCAAAAGAAGGCTACAAAACAATTAACAACGACGAAGGTGCCGATGTGATTTTTTTGAACACTTGTGCTATACGTGAAAATGCTGAAAGCAGGGTTTGGAATAGACTTGCAGAGTTAAAAAGCATGAAAAAAACCAACCCCGACCTTGTGGTGGGTGTGTTGGGATGCATGGCCGAACGCTTAAAAGCTAAATTGCTTGAGCAGGAAAAGATGGTGGATATTGTTGTGGGCCCTGATGCTTACCGTGATTTACCTAGCCTGCTTGCTAAGGTTGAGGATGGCCAAAAAGCTGTAAATGTATTGCTTTCTCGCGAGGAGACCTATGCGGAGATTACCCCTGTGAGGCTAAATACCAACGGTATCAATGCCTTTATATCTATTATGCGTGGCTGTGATAACATGTGCAGCTTTTGCGTAGTGCCCTTTACACGCGGACGTGAGCGCAGCCGGGATGCACACTCTATTGTGGCCGAAGCTGCCGAAATGGCAAAGCTTGGATACAAAGAAGTAACCTTGCTTGGTCAAAACGTTGACTCGTATAAATGGGCAAATCCTGAAAACGAAACTGAGACGGTAAACTTTGCCCAATTGCTTGAAAAGGTGGCATTGGTAAACCCTGATTTGCGTGTCCGTTTTTCTACCTCTCACCCAAAAGACATTACCGACGAGGTATTGTACACAATGGTGAAATACGAAAACATTTGCAACTACATACATCTGCCTATACAAAGCGGTAATAGCCGTGTATTAGACTTGATGAACCGCACATACGACCGTGAATGGTATATGGAGCGTGTTACCAAAATACGTGAGATTATTCCCGATTGCGGCATTAGTACCGATATTATTGCAGGCTTTTGCAGTGAAACAGAAGAGGAACACCAAGATACGTTGAGTATTATTGAGTGGGCTAAATTTGATTTTGCTTATATGTATGAATATAGCGAGCGTCCCGGTACGTTGGCTGCCCGTAAATATCCCGATGATATTCCTGCCGAGGTTAAAAGACGTCGTTTGCAAGAAATTATCGCACTTCAAAATAATATGTCGAAGCGTAAAAACGCTGAGTACATAGGTAAAGTTTGTAAGGTGCTGATTGAAGGTAATTCAAAAAAATCAGCCGATGAGTACAAAGGCCGCAATGACCAAAACGTTACCGTTATTTTCCCTAAAGAAAATGCAAAACCCGGCGATTATGTGAATGTGTTGATTGAACGCAGCACAACCACCAGCATTATTGGCCGCATTGTGAATTAA
- the plsY gene encoding glycerol-3-phosphate 1-O-acyltransferase PlsY produces MLLITLLSPVAYLLGSIPSAVWIGKAMYGIDVRDYGSGNAGATNTFRVLGKKAGSIVLLMDMLKGFFAAYLVNLTGVVPKDNPFKYVNLQLLYGLLAVMGHLFPIFAQFKGGKGIATLFGMIVCIDYQPALLCLAIFLFILFTTRYVSLGSILAAVSFPFMIVYVFHEKVPLFIAFGITAAFLVILTHQKNIRKLVNGTENKAKIFRKHRQNP; encoded by the coding sequence TTGCTTTTAATCACCTTATTGAGCCCTGTGGCCTACCTGTTGGGATCTATTCCCAGCGCGGTTTGGATAGGCAAGGCAATGTACGGTATTGATGTGCGCGACTATGGCAGCGGTAATGCCGGTGCCACCAACACTTTTAGGGTGTTGGGCAAAAAAGCAGGCAGCATTGTGCTGCTGATGGATATGCTGAAAGGCTTTTTTGCAGCTTATTTAGTGAATTTAACAGGCGTAGTGCCTAAGGATAATCCCTTTAAATATGTGAACCTGCAACTGCTATACGGTTTATTAGCAGTTATGGGGCACTTGTTTCCCATTTTTGCACAGTTTAAAGGTGGTAAAGGTATTGCTACACTGTTTGGAATGATTGTATGCATTGATTACCAACCGGCTTTGCTTTGTTTGGCTATATTTTTGTTCATACTCTTTACAACACGGTACGTATCATTAGGGTCTATACTAGCGGCGGTATCATTTCCGTTTATGATAGTATATGTATTCCACGAAAAGGTACCCTTGTTTATCGCCTTTGGAATTACAGCCGCGTTTTTGGTAATCTTAACCCACCAGAAAAACATTCGTAAACTGGTGAACGGTACCGAAAACAAAGCCAAGATTTTTAGAAAACACAGGCAAAATCCATAA